The stretch of DNA atattttctgtatatttctatttttcttttctctccctcttgtttgtttgttttgttcttgtttcccccctccctccctgccccaaaaTACTCTCCTTCCATTGTACTCAGTTGGCCAGGACGACGGGCTGGAACGACTGGCTAGGATACTGCATGGCATTCAGGTTGTAGCTGAGTCCTTCCACGAAGGGAGACTTCTCCAAAAAGAGGCTATTGGTGCTGCCACTGAAGACCTGAGCCATATCAAAGGTACCACCTGTGCTGGCATTGAACTGCGATGCTGGTGGGAtgctgctggcctggctctCACTGGCAACACCATCGAAGAAGAGACTGCTGGCTCCCGGCGAGGCGCCACTGTAAACGAACTCCTTGGCATTGGGGGAGAGCTGTGACTGTGGGGCTTGGCTCCCAGCGCTCCCGACGAAGTTCAGAGAGTGCATAGACAGGGAGAGGCCCTTGTGCTTCAGCAGGTTGGTGGTGGGAGACCTGACCATTCTCggctgctgcacagcccctgctccaccgccccctcctccagctcctccacccttctTCATCTTGGTCGAGCCGAACTTGGTGGCAGCAAAGGTGGCAGTGGTGAAAGTGATGGGCTGCGCAGAGCGAGGGATGAAGGTGGGGCTGGGTGACTGGCCAAAGGAGGGGGACGGAGAGTTGGACAGTGAGTTGTCCTGGCTGCCGATAGGGACAAATACCTGGGCGTCGGGGTTGAAGCTGCTCTTGATTTCTTTGTCCAgctctgtggcactgcagccctCACTGTCATCTAGGTAGAGAACCTTAACAGAGCCCTTCTCACCGATCTGGTAGGAAACCTCAAAAGGATCAATCCAGACACTCAGCTCTTCTGGCACATTGGCACGCACATCCTCCACAGCCAGCCCGCTCCGCTTGGCCGCCAGCTCCACCACTGGATCCACCGTCTCCCCTATATGAACACAGCGATAGCCAGATCCCTTCAGAGGTTTCTCTGGGTACCAGTGACCCTCATACTTCTTCTTCAGCAGGCGCTCTAGCTCCTCACCAAACAGGTCTGCCCGCCTCCGAGGAAGCTTGTTGTACAGGTATGAGATGATGAAGTTAAGAGCAACTTTGATCTCCAGATGCATACTCTCTTCCCAGCAAGCAAATCAGGGCAGTGTATTAAAAGTGACAAAATGACAGAAACATAGACAAGTTTTGACTCCAAAGAGACctagggaaagagagaaaaggatggATGAAGACTAGAGAACACAACAACTCTCCCCCTGTTGAGATAAATAACTGTGCCTTTTCATGAACAAAGCAGAATGAGCAGTATGCACAAATACTAACAAGAAGTAAGGCTCTCTAGGAGAGGCATCACAAATCTACTGATCCTCAAAACAGAGGGATGCTGATAGGGAGaactctccctgctcctctttcagaagaaataagGGTGTAGCCACTACCCACACACAAGTAAGTACAACACACTCACCTCGCTgccaagcactgctgctgtaaCCCGGCAGGCCACTGTCTGCTCTGGCAGAGCTCTGTCAGCACACCTAACACgcctctcctgccctggcactcagctgcttccagcacagctcacCTGCACCAGCCTCTCCAGAGCACAAGTGCAGTGCCTGAACAGCCTCGTGACTCGCTCAGCAGCTTTGTGCAGAGACCTGCTTGTGCTCAGGACAGCAGGGCCGGCCTCTCCTCCAGGAGGCCGCGTGGTTGTGCCGGGTGCCACGTCCTGCTGGCACAAGCGTAGAAGGGACAAGAAGGAGCAAGGGAGGGTGCCAGGGCACCAGCTGCCAGCCCATGTTTACCATCCCCTGGACTAGCAGGCACATATCTTATTAAGTGTACCCAGGTGAGAGTCTGCTGAGCGGGGAGAGTGGGACAGTAGATGTGCAGAGGGTCACAAAATACGAACACGCCAACAGCCTGCCCAATACAGCTCACATCGCTTATCCCTGCACAGAAGGAAGATGAGCTCTGCCAGGATCAGATACCTACttaataaaaactgaaattgcTTGCCAAAGATTGAAGTaatcctccctcctctctctccctgccttgTGAGGAAGtctctgaaatggagagaacCCACAAAAGCACAATGCAAAACCACAACACTCAACTCTCCCATTATACACAGATTTGCAAACAATGTTTGTCTGGgtacaaaaaacccaaaaccaggTATGTCAGCACTACACTCTGTCACTCATCCAAGGAAGATGAATTTCACAGATACTTTAAGGGCAAGCACACTTCCAGTAGCCTCCACACCTCTCCAGGGGAAAGAAGAATATCCAGTTTTTAATTGGCAGCTTAGTCAGAGGTTGCTGTTTTCAGCTGCCCTCATCTTGCTCAAAGAGATACACTGTGTTCAACTGTCTTCCTAAAATGGGCTTTAGGGATATTCTTGTACAGAACTCAAGCCAGTGTTTATGATGTGTGACAATTATTTGGGGGTGGGGATGAAGTACAAACATACATAGTTAGCATTCCCCTGAAAAACCCCAGCAGCACAACCAGGTGTCCATGCTGGCCTAAGTCAGCAGGAGTTAAAAAACTGACCAGACTTGTTTGCTTGGTCTAGTTTAGTGGACAGGAAAGATCAAATAACTTTGAAGAAGCCCTCAAGTATTTTAAAGCTTTACTGCAAAAAAGGGATGCAGATTCTAAGCTTTTTCTGTACTACTGCATGTTCACGGAGGCTTAGCTTTAGGAAGATGGTAACCAGAAAAAGATCCCACACCTCAGATCTGCCAACAAGGAGGCCAGTTCTGGAAGGAACCCCCTTTGGGTTTGACTCAGCTACATAAAAACACATAGGAACAAGGGAGTGGAAAAGAAGTCTTGCCTTTAAAACCAGCTTTAAGGAATTACTGTAATGTAACAAACTTTGGTAGGTCACTACAACCTGACCAAATCCAAAGAACACCAAAGAAGTAAGCATCCACAGTTTTTCTAACAGTTAAGAAGAAGCCATTTTCTGAAGGCAAAAGTCTTGGCACAATGACAGGGCCTTTTCTACAAAAATTAAGTCTGAAGCAAACCCCTAAAGAGCACACCAAAACCCTAACAAGAGCTTGTATAGACTATACTACCTCAAGGGAGGATTACATAGAGCTCTCTAACTTCTTCGGCTTTGAGACATTCAAAGAGAGGACACCTTGGGATCCCAGCAAGTTAAGCAGGAAGAGAACAGCCAGCTGGTAAGTCTTTTATCTTGTGATAAATTCTAATCCAGAACCAAAATCTATTAAGAGATCAGGTAAGACTGGGAAAGGAACAGTGGCTAAAATTTGTTAACATCCTATCTGCTATAGGATATACATTGAGGACCCCTGCTCCTCATCAACTTTTTTGCAGAAAGCAGTGAGGAGGTACAATTATACAtaatcttcttttttcttttctccaattTTCCTAAAAAAAGAATACTCTGTACCTTGCTTATGAAAAAGGTAAGTTAATTAGCCTAATAACACCAACAGCTGCCAAGGTAGAGGCATACAACTGATACCTGCCGAAGGCACAAAAAAGTCACTGGCTTCTTACGTTGTTGACATGGCAAGATGAGCTCCAGTAGGATCCCCTCAATCTACTGCACTGGAAtgtgataaaataatttaaaaaaataataatttaagaacccccaaacccactgaAATCCAGCTGAAGCAGCATGGCTCTGAGAGAAGAAACTACTGAATTTCAATTGTAAGCGATATTCTGAGCAGTCTTCCATAAAGGCCAGCATTTTCAAACTAAAGGCTTACTGTACATCGAGGTGCCGGCAGGGAACAAAGAGCTGTTTCTCTGCTCTGCGAGGGAAGGCAAGAGCCCCCTCAGATGCCCCGTTTATCGGTATACTGAAGGGGAGAGGCCAGACCATCACTTACAACAGAAAAGAGCGAGAACGGGAATGATTCCCACTCCTCCCGGCTACACCAACACGGTGGGTGACCTTGGGGGCATCTCCCTTCGACCTCCCGAACGAGGCCCGGCCCTGCGAACGGGCTGGCCGCCGCCTCGGGACTTAAACAGACGGCTGTCACGGCGGCCTGCGGTCCCACAGCCGGACACACGCGTCTGGAACGAGAGCGCCCTTCCCAGCACCCCGCCAAGGGCGGCGGAGAGGCTCCCCCCGCCAGCCCAACAGCCCCGCGGGGACGAGCCCCGCCGTCCCTCCATCCCCGGTAGCGCAGCCATCCCCGgtgccgcccggccccggcacGCCGGGAGCTGTAGtcctctccccccctccccgccccgcgACCTACTTCTCCCGGACTGCGGCTCCCGGCGcgccccgcgcccggcccggcgcgtCCCCCGGCGGGGCAGGGCACAAAATTTTCCAGGGCACATGCGCGCTGGGGCCCGCCCGCCCTTCCCGGCGCTGCCCACGGCCGGGAACACGCCCCGCGGCCCGGGACCGCGGCAGCCGcccccttctccccttcccttcccctccctccctctcggCAGGGATGGGCGGGCGCGTCCCCACCCCGCAGc from Haemorhous mexicanus isolate bHaeMex1 chromosome 5, bHaeMex1.pri, whole genome shotgun sequence encodes:
- the LOC132328156 gene encoding uncharacterized protein LOC132328156: MIPTPPGYTNTVGDLGGISLRPPERGPALRTGWPPPRDLNRRLSRRPAVPQPDTRVWNESALPSTPPRAAERLPPPAQQPRGDEPRRPSIPGSAAIPGAARPRHAGSCSPLPPSPPRDLLLPDCGSRRAPRPARRVPRRGRAQNFPGHMRAGARPPFPALPTAGNTPRGPGPRQPPPSPLPFPSLPLGRDGRARPHPAAVPPPPPPRLRDGVREARSPRGTPGRKQGSQQSGSDGWGYVNKSELLAPQTQRASQIRPYLSPRGLRSHSDSTDGQIAVPGGEGDDEPPQAELTKRTRVLGVSALEGV
- the TOB2 gene encoding protein Tob2; the protein is MHLEIKVALNFIISYLYNKLPRRRADLFGEELERLLKKKYEGHWYPEKPLKGSGYRCVHIGETVDPVVELAAKRSGLAVEDVRANVPEELSVWIDPFEVSYQIGEKGSVKVLYLDDSEGCSATELDKEIKSSFNPDAQVFVPIGSQDNSLSNSPSPSFGQSPSPTFIPRSAQPITFTTATFAATKFGSTKMKKGGGAGGGGGGAGAVQQPRMVRSPTTNLLKHKGLSLSMHSLNFVGSAGSQAPQSQLSPNAKEFVYSGASPGASSLFFDGVASESQASSIPPASQFNASTGGTFDMAQVFSGSTNSLFLEKSPFVEGLSYNLNAMQYPSQSFQPVVLAN